One part of the Vicia villosa cultivar HV-30 ecotype Madison, WI linkage group LG6, Vvil1.0, whole genome shotgun sequence genome encodes these proteins:
- the LOC131612439 gene encoding probable histone H2B.3, protein MAPTKAEKKPAEKKPAAEKSPAEKKPKAEKKISKEGASDKKKKRTKKSVETYKIYIFKVLKQVHPDIGVSSKAMGIMNSFINDIFEKLAQESSRLARYNKKPTITSREIQTAVRLVLPGELAKHAVSEGTKAVTKFTSS, encoded by the coding sequence ATGGCTCCAACAAAGGCAGAGAAGAAACCAGCGGAGAAGAAACCCGCCGCCGAGAAATCCCCCGCCGAGAAGAAACCAAAGGCCGAGAAGAAGATCTCAAAGGAAGGAGCATCcgacaagaagaagaagagaaccaAGAAGAGCGTCGAGACCTACAAGATTTACATCTTCAAGGTTTTGAAGCAGGTTCATCCCGATATCGGTGTCTCAAGCAAGGCCATGGGAATCATGAACAGTTTCATCAACGATATTTTTGAGAAACTCGCTCAAGAATCGTCTCGTTTGGCTAGGTACAACAAGAAGCCGACGATTACTTCTCGGGAAATTCAAACCGCTGTTAGATTGGTTCTTCCTGGTGAATTGGCTAAACACGCTGTTTCTGAGGGTACCAAGGCCGTTACCAAATTCACCAGTTCTTAA
- the LOC131612438 gene encoding organelle RRM domain-containing protein 2, mitochondrial-like produces the protein MAFVSGFQRLLRHSHSHFTSIRFNSTLTSPKLFVSGLSRLTTDEKLTEAFSPFGQLMEAKVIIDRASGRSKGFAFVSYATVEEAEKAREGMNAKFLDGWVIFVDPAKPREPRPPQQSESQPSQTGFTVNKTVGWCG, from the exons ATGGCATTTGTCTCTGGATTTCAGCGCCTACTTCGCCATTCCCACTCCCACTTCACTTCGATTCGTTTCAATTCAACTCTCACTTCCCCCAAACTTTTCGTCAGCG GTCTTTCGAGATTGACAACGGATGAAAAACTTACTGAAGCATTTTCTCCTTTTGGGCAGCTCATGGAAG CTAAGGTGATAATTGACAGAGCCTCTGGAAGATCGAAAGGGTTCGCTTTTGTATCGTATGCAACTGTAGAAGAAGCTGAGAAGGCAAGAGAAGGAATGAATGCTAAATTTTTGGATGGATGGGTTATATTTGTTGATCCTGCCAAACCAAGAGAACCTCGACCTCCTCAGCAATCAGAATCTCAGCCTTCTCAAACAGGTTTCACAGTTAATAAGACCGTTGGATGGTGTGGTTGA
- the LOC131614726 gene encoding uncharacterized protein LOC131614726 encodes MDEVTPHWKRLSFGDDGYIKGEKLNISITSELEAIQEGFSKTKGAPKKLKPTPNDNSTSRSPSYCEYVDKLFPDSPTPKSQKSQKSSNKGACISKPPPTPIPLKIPIIEEMPIPQKIPSIKEMLVFMHPYIERIVDVVGDDNYSYRTVSALFGNGEESHMLVRHELLQELKTHKEAYTRLYGDDIKFEAVNEALVPWMGAYAPVSKWMRFPYMRHLIACAYDMVCIDLTR; translated from the exons ATGGACGAAGTTACCCCTCATTGGAAAAGACTTAGTTTTGGTGATGATGGTTACATCAAAGGAGAAAAATTGAATATCTCTATTACTTCCGAATTGGAAGCGATACAAGAGGGGTTTTCGAAG ACAAAGGGTGCTCCGAAGAAATTGAAGCCTACACCGAATGATAACTCGACTTCACGGTCTCCTTCTTATTGTGAGTATGTCGATAAACTTTTTCCCGACTCACCGACTCCTAAAtctcaaaaatctcaaaaaagttcAAACAAAGGAGCTTGCATAAGCAAACCGCCTCCGACACCTATTCCACTAAAAATTCCAATCATTGAAGAGATGCCTATTCCACAAAAAATTCCATCCATCAAAGAGATGCTTGTTTTTATGCACCCTTATATCGAGCGGATCGTAGATGTTGTGGGGGACGATAATTACAGTTACCGAACCGTCTCGGCATTGTTTGGTAATGGAGAGGAGAGCCATATGCTTGTACGTCATGAACTCCTCCAAGAGTTGAAGACGCATAAAGAAGCGTACACGCGGTTATATGGAGATGACATTAAATTTGAAGCGGTTAACGAAGCTCTTGTTCCTTGGATGGGTGCTTATGCACCGGTGTCTAAATGGATGAGATTCCCATATATGAGACATCTTATTGCatgtgcatatgatatggtgtgcaTTGACTTGACGCGTTAA
- the LOC131612440 gene encoding uncharacterized protein LOC131612440, whose translation MSSPPNNSSSPVNRLDTMFLRHLIGRLQVHDSDNQLTDEDFISDEEEELEYENEDDKHRPYQDDGIREIYEEESRIEAEVVYRILNGKSHTLKPNSGETVTIRESSIAVGFHVDEEEGEYVVWEWHGHIPRYTEEHQFSLEYIYGNYFQRVVPGERPTTPPPVDAAADKGLKDLFDGAVNPAPGRILHRNLNIDSTAPRL comes from the exons ATGAGCTCCCCTCCGAACAACTCTTCCTCCCCCGTCAACCGCCTCGACACCATGTTCCTCCGCCACCTAATCGGCAGGCTTCAGGTTCATGATTCCGACAACCAACTTACCGACGAGGATTTCATTTCCGACGAAGAAGAAGAACTTGAATACGAAAATGAAGATGACAAGCACCGTCCATACCAAGACGACGGAATACGCGAAATCTACGAAGAAGAATCTCGGATTGAAGCTGAAGTTGTTTATCGGATTCTCAATGGCAAATCGCATACGCTGAAGCCTAATTCCGGTGAAACGGTTACGATTCGTGAAAGTAGCATTGCTGTTGGGTTTCATGTGGATGAAGAAGAAGGTGAGTATGTTGTGTGGGAATGGCATGGTCACATTCCGAGGTATACTGAGGAGCATCAGTTTTCTCTTGAGTATATCTATGGGAATTACTTTCAGAGGGTTGTGCCTGGGGAGCGTCCTACTACACCACCTCCAGTAGATGCAGCGGCTGACAAGGGTTTGAAGGACTTGTTTGATGGTGCTGTCAATCCTGCCCCTGGTAGGATTCTTCATCGCAATCTCAACATTGATTCTACTGCTCCCAG GCTTTAA